Part of the Vigna unguiculata cultivar IT97K-499-35 chromosome 3, ASM411807v1, whole genome shotgun sequence genome, TCTATATGCTAATtagtaagtttttttaattgaaaaaaaaaaaaaaactgtttgaCCAGATTTTAAATGCAAAGCGAAGTATGAAACATGCCGAAGTCGTTATAGCCAGACGGGCAGTGGAAGAAGGGCGAGGTCTGGTTGTGATTGTGAACAAGATGGACCTTTTAAGAGGCAAACACAAATCATTATCCTACGAGAAGGTTATGGAAGTGGTCCCACAAGAAATTCAGACAATTATACCTCAGGTCTGTTCTGTAATAATAAGCTCTGTAAGTCTATCAGTTCAATAAATTGGACCGTCACACATCAGGCCTTTTAGTGTTTATGCCTTTGACATAGATGTCAAAATTGGTCAAGGTACAAACTGGAGAAGATATGTGCTATGAGAGGCTGTTTACTTATCATACAGTCCTTACCAATTTCCCCTTAGCTTTTTAAGTTCATGATAATGAacttattttgtgtttttggtttagCATTGACTTTTGACATTGTCAACAGGTAACAGGAATTCCAGTTGTATTCATTTCAGCATTGGAGGGAAGGGGCCGAAGCACTGTCTTGAATCAGGTCATTGATACATATGAAAAATGGTGTTCCAGATTACCTACGGCTCGTCTTAACCGTTGGCTGCAAAAGGCAATTACTCCTTCGTCACTTTTTGTTACAATAAAATATGCAATTGGTAGTAAATTTGCTTTCTCATCTCTCACTATGGGTTGGTTTTGATCAGGTTATGAGCAGGCATTCTTGGAAAGACCAAGCAGCACAACCTAAGGTCAAGTATTTCACGCAGGTCAAGGCACGGCCTCCTACATTTGTTGCATTTGTGCGTGGGAAGACTCTGCTCTCCGATACAGACATCAGGTTCTTAACCAAGTCCTTGAAGGAGGACTTTGACTTGGGTGGAATTCCCATACGGATCACGCAACGTTCTGTCTCTAGGAAAGATACCAGTGGAACTAGCAAGAGTAGTCGTCATTCAGTAGGCAAAGTGGTGGCTGAAAGGGTTGTCTCGGACAAGAGAAGTATCTTAGCTGAATAACAAATTTGACTTCTTATTAAAAGGCATAACCGTCATTCCGCTAAATTATCTTAAACGCGTTTAGAgtagtttaattataatttaaatctcAGTTTAGGTTTAGAGGAGCACAACTTCAAAGGTGCTGAGTTGTGTGtatacaataacaataatatatacaaGTATAGCTGTTAGAATTATAATAGATTATTTGCAGTTTGCTTATCTAGTAAAGTGTATCACGAAGTGCAAATGATTTTCAACAGGGCATTACATGAATGAATTGTTGCAGAGATAAGATTATACatttatgattaaattgttacttttctatttcttcctttatttttctttatttttctgttgATTATGCTGTTCTTTTGTTTCTTCTGTTAACAAGTTTTGTTCTACTTAGTTTTATATAACAGTTTTCTATTGAAAGATCATTGAGTTGATCAATAAATATTTCCTTGAGGTAATACACTGTATTACCTCTCGTTTCAATGAGATGTATTACAGTGTTTTACCTCTCATTTCAATAATTCTCTAGTATTAATATGGTATcattaacatttaataattttatagctTTCTTTCGTCATTCATTTTTACTACGTATATCTTAGAAtaatctaataatatatatatatatatatatatatatatcatctaTTTGAATTGTTACTGTTTTATCCTTAGTAATTAAGAATAgttttgaattataattataataattattttcattatcatAATTCTAGTCATGATAATAAATCTCAAACTTTTTTAAGAATCCTACCAAATCAAACAATAAATGTGGTaatgaaataattaagtttaCCTTCTTTAAAGAGACAAATAGTCAAGAATAATATtgtggattgaatttttaatatggGTGAGTTGTTATGAAACTATACgcttaaaagaaaatagattagaatgtttttcagaaaataattatttcctgAAAAACACTCAACCCTGTTGCCAATTTAGAAAACATGGTTAAGGAAAATGGttcgtttttattttacataactTTTTATGGTTAAGGAAGTTTATTCCAAAAAAGTTCAGTTCCATTCTCAGTTGGTCACTAAAATCAGATTATGGGGGTCAAAGATATTGGttaaaattttgacatcttCTTaactttgtttacttttttggGTAGTTGAAAGAGAAAAGGTAAATCATGCAGTATTAAAGTTGACTCCTTTCAGTGACTGTATTAATAAGTGATGAGAGAGTAAAATTGTACTCATTGGtaattaaatagtaaataaaatcaaacaaagagCAAGATGCACTTTGTTTTTACtttatacatttaatatttGGTAGGAAATAGTAACAACTGGGAAACAAATGAACATGCCCCACTCCTTTATAGACACAAAAAATGATGACCCTCATACTTGTGGGCACTCCCACCACATgttctttaaaaattttgttgacTGAGGTGAAAATAGTAcattgtattgtattttatcgAACACCACCTAAGTCCAGCCATTAATCTAATTGCCTCCACAACTCATTCTTCACCAAAACATCATTCACTTTCACACACCTTTTTCTTAGGTGTTGAGGCCACGATTAGATTTTGATTTATACGTGGCCACACCACCACAAATTTAGCCTCATCATccatacaaaattataaaccaCCGACAACTTTTTCGACAAGGGACAGAAAGATACAACCAATCTGCATTTCCCTTTCCTGTCATTTTTGTGAACTAAACCAGTAAAATATGACACAATCATCCTTTCTTTCTGCATAACCACATTTATTACAAGGTAGCTGATTTTTGTTTTACTGTTTTTAAGCTCACCGTCATATATTATCGATGTAGAAATTGATATATAATGCTTCAGAATTAAATTACACTCACtgggtattttttatatatgagcgtagaaaaaagtaaaagaagaagaaaattagttcaaaatattGGAAGTTATTTCATGTAATTTTGGTTATTCACGTTTTTTACACAAATTTGAAGGTTTTTGACGTAGAACAAACCAAACACATGGTTGGTATGGATGGATTGGTCTCAACATGTGCTACACAGAGAATGGCCAGCCAGCAATCTCTTAAGAAAATTGAAACAGCTGTAAGTGCAGCCAACAAAATGTGTACCAAAATAGCATgtgataacaataataatatttttgaagagACATTCGATCACTGTTTgatggaaaataatttaattggcTCTCATATATAACTCAGAAGTTCTGCTTTCTACAATATCAGAAATCAAAATCAGACAAATATTTAGGCTAAGATAGTGTAAAGAATCAATCAATTGAATCAACAGAAGAAAGATGAAATATTATTAGTGAAGATGATATGGTATAGTGGAAGAATCCGAAAACGACAAGGCACACGTGTCGTGTCTGGGATGAAGCTAGTGTTTCCCCTGGTATCCCCATGGATTTTTGCTCGCCCAGTTCCATAGGTCCCTGCACATTTCCTCTATACCGTATTTTGCCCTGTGCCAACACACACAGTAATTTTAATTCTCAAGAATATGCCAATTTGATTCCTAACTTTAATCTCAAATTTTGCTTTTGCTGTGCATCATCAATCTGGTCTATGATTCTAGAGATCAAATTGGTAGGGAACTAAAATGATTGAATCAAGTAGCAGTATCAACTACAGAGATTAAATTGATGGATAATTATAGTTTAAGGAAGTAACATGATGTAAATGTAGGTGAAATACAAAACTTACTTCCAACCAAGTTCTTTCTCAGCTTTCTCCGTGGATGCATACACAGCAGTAGCATCTCCTGGTCTCCTGGGACACATTTTCATCGAAATTTTCTGGAAAAAGGAAGAGGCAAAGAACAGTTAAGTTGAGTTGAGTGCGTAGGTACACTACATTTACAAAGATCATGcgatgtgatgtgatgtgagTGAGGAAGATACAAAATGAACAATGACCTTGCCGGAAGCTTTTTCAAATGCAGCAACCATTTCAAGCACCGATGTGCCACGCCCAGTTCCCAAATTATAGGCAGTACAACCTAATCAGTGAAGAAATTGTCTGTGAGTGGTAGGCGAGGGAAAAAAAGGTAAGAAATTTAAGGTATTCACTGGTTTTACGACAGTGATGACAGACCAATGTTGTCTGTTGCAAAAAGCTTTCGAAGGGCAGCAATGTGACCATCTGCCAAGTCCATTACATGGATATAATCCCGGATCTGCattcacacacaatcataaacTGTTACCGGTGACGCAATCTGTAATGTGAAGAAAAACGAAGCAGATTGAATGACTCACCGGGGTGCCATCCTTGGTGGGATAATCATCACCATAAACTTTGAGCTCGGGCAATCTTCCAACAGCAACCTGATGAATGTAAGGCATGAGGTTATTGGGGATACCCCTTGGATCTTCCCCAATCTGCCCACTCTCGTGAGCCCCAACCGGATTGAAGTACCTCAGCAGAATGATTCTCCAATCTCCCTCTGCTCTCTGAATGTCTCTGGCAATTTCTTCAACAAAGAGCTACACACGCACACAAACACTGTGAATGTCAAGTTCTTTCATCTTAAATTCAACCAGAGTATATATAGTGTGCTACCTTGGTTCTTCCGTAGGGATTCATGGCGTGCAAATGCAAGTCCTCCTCCACGCATGGAACTTGATGGGGTTGGCCGTAAACAGTGGCGGAGGAGGAAATAACCATGTTTTTGCAGTTAAATTTAGCCATTGCCTGAAAAAGGTTGATAGTGCCCACCACATTGTTGTCGTAGTAACGCCGGGGCTTTGCAACGCTTTCTCCAACACCCTTTAAGCCGGCGAAGTGGATGACAGCGTCAAACCTGGCGGCGATGGACGGAACAATGCATCACGCAAACGGAAagacagagagagagaaagagagagagagtagaAAGTACTTGGTCTGAGAGAAAAGTGGCTCCAAATCGTTGGGATTGCGGAGGTCGCCGTGACAGAAGGTGAGGTTGTTGGAAAGGTGAGGACCGACAAGACGGCGAACCCTGTGAACGGCTTCGATGACGGAGTTGTCGAGGTTGTCGATAATGGTAACCCGGAAACCCTGTTTGAGAAGCTGGAGCACCGTGTGGGATCCGATGAAGCCCGCCCCACCCGTCACCAGAATCGTTGACATCGGGGACACCATCTTCTCAAACTTCTTTCCTCACAACTTTCCCTTCTCCGATTCCAACCTCATTTAAACTACTCTTCTCTTCTCGTCAccctttttttaaatatttttttttaattataaataaagacACAATAATTGGTTGTGTACTGTTAGAAAGCAATCTCTCTTCTCCTTCGACCTTCCTACAAAACTTAATCACAGTTGTCCCTTTACCTCATATATATTACAGATTACATTACAAACTCTAtccttttctttcaaattaataCGATCAGAAGCCAACGTCTTGTGCTGTTAGAAAAGTTAATGCTAACTCTTTTATCGTCTTCTCAAACATACTCGAGTGAAGGTCAAGTAAATTTATTCAAGgggtagttttttttttttaatgcagaGTGAActtcaaagaaagaaaaagtttaaaaatttgaaaagagaaagaaaacatagTGTTAGTATAATGAAAAGACGTGTTTTTGCTATCTTTATTATAACTTTGTACATCTCTACATACCGTATAGTGCACATGCATTTTTCTGTAAAATGCAATATACAAAACTTCAATTTCTTCTCTTAGTTGTCTTGTGAGTTTGAGTGTGTCTTTGTGTGAAGAGGTTTGATCTAAAAAAAAGTGGTTTCCGAAGAAAGGATCAAGAAACCTGTATAAGTGTAATCGTGAATTGCGCCATTAGCGATGGAGGTATCATTCTTTATCGATTCTTATCTTtctttaaagtaaaaattaaaatatcgttgatttttgaaattttgatttaatttaatcattttattttaaaaatatttaaatttaattattttaatcaaattttattaaatttatttaactttttaaatgtaTGAAAcgcatttaaaatattatataaaattaacaaaatttagttaaaagaattaaattcaaatattcttAAAGTTTGAGGATTACGTTGGATCAAAgttataaaatgaattaattctaattttcactataaaattaagaaaaataaaacctaacattctaaatattattattaattgggTGCAAGATTAGAAGTCAggatttactttaaaaaaattatgaaaaaattgtgaaaatacaaatcatgtgtaaaaaaataaaaggaaatattacaaaataaatcgTATTTTTCGGTAGTGgttaaatcttttataattttttagaagaTATCGAAGACCAATCCTACCAAGAAAATACAGATATTCTATAAAAAGGCACATggaaaagaaatagaaactcaagaaaatgaagttgaattttctttgatttttttaaataaatataattaaataagataattagaTTATCTCGActcatattaaaaacaataaaaaataaaataagaaaattatcaatatataaaattgaaaaaacaaaaaaaaaaactaaagttgGACAAAAGCacattttcataaaaatcatattttaagtAGATAAATCTTTATGGTATCTTTCTTAATGACTCTCATCTGATgagttttttatctttgaaaattTAACATGGTTGCCGCcgaaacttttttttatctttgtctTCTTCATATTATGTTTCTCGACAACCATTGCACCATAACTAGTTGATTGTTTTGAAGTACCATATCCTTTCATTCATATTCTAAACATGCAAAATAAATCATACTCTAAAGTTACATCGTCATAAAATATCCtcttttttagatatttaactcttttatctatttctaatctttttctttgtttcaaaGACTATATCTTTTACCCCTCAAAGATTAAATTAGAGTtcgtatattttatatatttgacacctcaaaattatatatatatatatatatatatatatatatatatagattttgaCATTCCTAATTATACAAATAGTATGAGTGGTCATAAAGAGTAACTATTTTGATGcaaatagaagaaaatataacACTTGTAGATAGCATAATATTATCGATTGAAtgtaaaaaagataaacaagACAACACTATGAAAATGTGTTGTTTGTGCCTATAATAAGATGTAACAAGATATTGaaatgagataaaagaaaaaggataatatacattaattataacaagaaaatgtttttagTTATACTCTGAAAAAGGATAATAATGtcatacatatttttttgacttatttttaacttatcatTATCATCACTCTTAGatcatctattttaattttttgtagtgatgtgATATGATGATCTAAGATTGATGAGAGTAGTAGATAAAAAAAGTGAGTTAAAGTATCGTTATATATCCTTACATGACTATAAACATAGAGGAGGAGAAAGATTTCTCTTATTCATCATGGACAGGTGAAATTACACTTATAATACTCTACTCACTAAATAAAGAGCCAAAATATTGACGATTGAATATTGGTTTGGAAGAAAACATCTAATAAGTCactttagaattttttttattatctttgttTCCAAAACATTATTGATgcaagaagaaagaaattaggaGACAGAGTGAACCTATAGTTGGATATAATGTAATTGGAGCTCGAGAGAAACAAAATTTGAGATCAACAAAagtattttatgtattttcagATATTCTCTATTATACTTTTAATGTCAATAAAAGttacaataatttaaaagaagacATCGAAAACCCTGAaccctaaaaaaaataatcataatattaataatatatatgtttaagATGAAACTTTTGATATTACTTTTAGTGAggacttttttcttcttcttcagacaCTTCTTTCATTAAACTAATACGACACATTCATTAAATATTCttcaagaaatttattttgaagcAATTTACAACCCAAGCCTGTACATGTTGCTTTcagcaatttttttcttcagtatGGGCCTTGTACAGAAATGGGCCGAATGAAAATCGATGGTTGTGACCAAATACGAACCCAATTTCAACACGGAGCCTTATGATTCTAGattgtaatatttttcaaaatccaaagaaattaaaagtataaattagttatgacaaatttaaaatatagtaagATAAAATAGTTGCACATTACAGTTGtcagattatatatatatatatatatatatatatatatatatatatatatatatatatatatatatatatatatatatatatataaaccaaggtattgatttaaaaaaaattaaataaaagtagtTTGTCCTTTATTTTGTTCACGGGAAACACTGTGCGATGCTGTGACCACACACCATGCCTGTCATTACATACTTATTATTTCAAAGGACTTTCTCCTTATACACAGTCATTTTTCTTCAAAGTTCTTtccttttttagtttttaatattatataaatttattttcttaaaattatctttaaatataattgcttcatgtataaataaataagaaacatACCACTCCAAcaataaacctttttttttcctaataatTGTCtggttaatttttttcaataaaatattgatataaattaGAACCACTTCAAgaattatcattaaaatatgaaatttcagTGAAAACTGTCGCTGTGGGGGCAACATTAAAAATGTCTCTTCTATCACAAagacattaaaaaaatcatataaacatCATGACTTTATATATAGGTTGTATAATATATTAcactattatttaatatattcataGCATAAGTTGATTTTATATACTAAAAAGTTTTCTACTAATCTGATACATTATTCGTTTAGTATAGATCCATAATTAATGTATATAAAACCAATTTAATAATACTGATACAGAGTAATCTAAcgttcatttaattatttttttgagtgGGTCAAACTTTTCATTATCAGCTCTAAAAGGAAGTAAAAAAATGCGGCATGCTAATAAATTGGAAATCAATACCATTAAGTGTTATGCCAGTCTGCATAGCTAATTTTCCATACCAAccaacatttttaatatattaaaaaactataaaccTTAAAtactacttttatttatttatacaatcacaattaaaatctaaaaaccgtaataatgttaattttaccaAAATTTTTAATGCTATAGCACTCCTTTTCTGTGTAAACCATATAACAAATTTCAACAAGAAAATGTATTATtcaaatcataaataattaaaattttaattctataaTTTAGGTACATAGACAAgcatatattttgtaaattaaataaatagtaaatatatacTATTATCTCATATATCTTCAAACTTTTTATATCAACGTGATCTAAATTTTGCTTAAAACAATCACATTGGTATGATATACCATACGTAAAAgcataacaaattaaatttactatcttt contains:
- the LOC114176089 gene encoding UDP-glucose 4-epimerase GEPI42-like, translated to MVSPMSTILVTGGAGFIGSHTVLQLLKQGFRVTIIDNLDNSVIEAVHRVRRLVGPHLSNNLTFCHGDLRNPNDLEPLFSQTKFDAVIHFAGLKGVGESVAKPRRYYDNNVVGTINLFQAMAKFNCKNMVISSSATVYGQPHQVPCVEEDLHLHAMNPYGRTKLFVEEIARDIQRAEGDWRIILLRYFNPVGAHESGQIGEDPRGIPNNLMPYIHQVAVGRLPELKVYGDDYPTKDGTPIRDYIHVMDLADGHIAALRKLFATDNIGCTAYNLGTGRGTSVLEMVAAFEKASGKKISMKMCPRRPGDATAVYASTEKAEKELGWKAKYGIEEMCRDLWNWASKNPWGYQGKH